The following nucleotide sequence is from Trifolium pratense cultivar HEN17-A07 linkage group LG2, ARS_RC_1.1, whole genome shotgun sequence.
ATGGCTGGCTCAAAAACACTCCACACAAGAATGAAAACATCAACCCAAACTCTAATGCCGCTTACCTTGATGGATGGTTGAAAGATACCAAGGATCAAAAGGAAAAGACTAACCAAAATTCCAATCAAGTTTACCTTGATGGCTGGTTGAAAGATAGCCAAGCAAAGTCCACCCCCAACGCCAATCCAGCTTATCTTGATGGATGGTTAAAAGATGGCCAAAAAGCAAAATCCACCCCAAATGGCAACCAAGCTTACCTTGATGGATGGTTGAAAGATAACCAGGCTAAGAAGGCAAAATCCACCTCAAACTCCAACCAAGTTTACCTTGATGGCTGGTTGAAAGATAGCCAAACAAAGTCGACCCCCAACTCCAACCTAGTTTACCTTGATGGATGGTTGAAAGATGgccaaaaagaaaaatccaaCCCCAACTCCAACCAAGTTTATCTTGATGGCTGGTTGAAAGATAGCCAAGCAAAACCCAACCCTAACTCCAATCAAGTTTACCTTGATGGTTGGTTGAAAGACATCCAAGCAAAGTCGACCCCCAACTCTAACCAAGTTTACCTTGATGGATGGTTGAAAGATGgccaaaaagaaaaatccaaCCCTAACTCCAACCAAGCTTACCTTGATGGCTGGTTGAAAGATAGTCAAGCAAAATCCAACCCTAACTCCAATCAAGTTTACCTTGATGGTTGGTTGAAAGACATCCAAGCAAAGTCGACCCCCAACTCCAACCTAGTTTATCTTGATGGATGGTTGAAAGATGGCCAAAAGGAAACATCAACCCCTAACGTCAAGCAAGCTTACCTTGATGGATGGTTGAAAGATAGTCAAGCCGAGAAAACAAAATCCACCCCTAACTCCAACCAAGTTTACCTTGATGGATGGTTGAAAGATAACCATGACAAATCCAACCCTAACTTCAATCATGTTTACCTTGATGGCTGGTTGAAAGACAACCAAGCAAAGTTGTAACGCCCCAAATTTTGTAAACtagtattttctttatattattaatttaagtatttttataaaatttatttgatcatttagttatatttttataatagtttGTGAAATGTTTACTTTCTTGGAAATGAACTTTAGATAAAGAAAACCTATAATCTAATctattaatttaatgtaagTTATGGTTGAAATTTTAGAACAGGCAGTGTTAAAGTATACATCGTTAAAAATATGTCATTGTGATATCCTAATATTTCCTAATTATTTTAGGTGTGCTTTGATAGTATTTTTACCTTGTGTAGAttgataattaatatattttctagACTGTGAATTTAAGAAAAGTAATTTTAGATAtcaattatgaaatattttagTAGGCTGTTATTAAATTTAGGACTTAAAATTCTACTGGATTTTGGACAGTGATTTAATCgacaatataaatttatatcttagaaaaagaaaagaaaaatattttttatatcacaAAAATATCTAGGTGAAGCTGAAGGTAGTATCCtaaatttgatgatttatgttataaaaataaaataaaaacttaaatgaaaaattaagagATAATAATGAATGTTTAGATAAGAATAACACATATGCATGAATCGCGTGGCTTAATTTTCCTTCACAAGTAGAAGTGAAAACGTGGGCTTAAGTGGAAGTGAAAACTTAGTGTTCACAAATTTTCACACGACTATCACTCAAGCTGAGAATTAAAAAATCACTcctttcttttcattcttttcACAGTCTAATATTCTTTATTCTATTTGTTTTCTTAAGAACTTGTCTCTTTCTTTTATCCTAAAAACCTCTAGATACTCTTATTTTCACTAGCTTTCAAGTTTAGTTTCTTTAACCCTTAACTAATATGTAGTTAAAAATTCTGTCAGATTATGAATAAAACAGAGGACctgttaaatatatatttttatgtctttagttaCATAATTCTTCTAGTTTTTAGCTTAGCCAATTGACTAATGTTTTCTAGCTTGTATTAAATCTATAAGTGTTAATTAAGCAAAGGTTTCAAGCTGAACTATGTGCAGTCATGATTGCAATTGAGGTTGCACACAAAATGAAGTGGCATAATCTATGGATTGAATCGGACTCAGCTCTTGTAGTGCTCGCCTTTCACAAGTCCAACATTGTGGTTACTTGGAATTTAATGAACAGATGGAGAAATGTCATGTCTCTCTTCAAGCAGATGAATGGCATTGTGACTCACATTTATAGAGAAGGGAATCAAGTTGCAGACAGTCTTGCAAATCATGGTTGTACTTTGTCTTCTTTCACTTTTTGGTAcctgaaattcctggcacacagtggacaggtgttgctcaaggtgtagcaacacttgtctgttgtagacagatgttgtaactggtgcgccaacacttgtctataaacagagcaaataacataaaacaacacaaacagtaaagtaaataacacacgagagttgttaacccagttcagcctaaagcctactctgggggataccaatccaggaatgaagtccactatcagcagtattactttgaagctaaactcacccgtttacaacttctcacttaatcactacccaatgacccttctacctaggaactcctagatatgagaccccgtcccaattcccaccttagcaacacagacagcgctgctattcaattcaacaatcacaacaggtggagacacactcctaagaaactaggattcactcttgcttaaaagcttgcaagtaaaccacacaacacaatagaacaatctccgtacttcaaagcttaggagaagttcacacttacaactcaataacacagGTCCTAtccttgcatcaatgagatacaagaaagactcacaattaacactctaaaatcctaaaacacacgctttgtaagaacacgattttagatgcttgaaaccatatgctcgccttcgtatttatagtagtagaatgacttgggcttcaagacaaaattagggcttctagatttgcggcagcagtgatatatttttgaaaacaatagttatatttttgaaacacaaaaatatattttccaaaaatataattcctttggaaaataaaactagggtttggctgcctcatgaaacacattaaacacgtgcgccttcctctgtaagaaatcttgaaacaattcttcaaacagatcttcaaaagattgagtagaaatttaaacccgctagctggcgcgcacgatacagagtcaggtgttgttccaaagtgtaacaacatttgtcacaacacttggggtcagcacacttgtctcaacacttggctaaaatatgtttttgcaaaatgtagccaatatacaaaaacccaacaatctccccctttggcaaattttggctaaaacaatattagaccagtatatggagagatacagtattacctttccttcgattcaacatgatcacacaactaggaaagaaagtaacacatagtaagactacttccaagagaggtaagtagcatcagaggcatgcaatagcaggactaaacacatatagcctcacagagcagatagagagaaataaactctcatagtggattcaaagataggagaaataaactcctataatcaaagtacatccattcaacaaaagatcaccagggaaaaataaattcccataaccatctgagaaaaataaattctcagtcatagtggatagtggactcattagtcaggtgccataacatttggcacaacatttgtcatcaaacatattcaggcgatcaagagataatatcactcacactccccctgaattcatgcatacgcacaccagatagagaaagaatactcactactccccctcagtacatgcatattactcacactccccctcagtacgagcatacgaacaattCATGCAAAAACACagacagtcaccagatgtgagagcatctgtccacacacttgtcacacatacacactactccccctttttagccacaattttgacaaacatcatgcataggaaaTAGAAGTGTCAGGGTGcaattattacagaccatagagcacatacaggtgctagaaatccagggccttgcccataaaaggaacaacaaagaaacaccaaaagtacattAGTAACAGGTAAGAAAATATCAGAAATCATatagaagaactttcatcagagtcctccatcacatcctcagtgTCATCATCAGAGCCACTAGTTCCTTCACCTTCTTGTCCatcaggctcaccctcagcagtctcagcagcttcctcagccttgagggcttcaatcacacgatctattttcagtttcctggcctcaagagctctgctagtctcagtaagatcagcaatcatctgctttCTTGAAAGTACaccagcctggacagatgtgccaacacctactgcagcatttgtcccatccagcagtctctgctcaataaccaacacccctttccttttacaaggaacatcagtacttctcagaatatctgggtgttgctcaagtattatattgcatagcagagtggggagagcaactggcttctcaacagcataggTCAGGGCATGacttaaagtttcttgaaagaaataggaTCCATAATCAAATTTGGCCTTGGTACCCACGGCATATATGAACTTTCCCAATCCTCTGGCTACATCACCTGAATGGGTTGTAGGGACCCAATTGTGTGCAGCTATCCTAttcaaaacagcataaaatggagagagagaagttgcagccaactttgccttgcttggccatacctTGATCCTGCCAcctgtgaggaccttgcagacctcattgtctgtgatttttagaggagccacttcttcagaatccctttgcaaatattggttgatcacagttggagagaattgaacacactttccTCGAACAAATacttgcctgtattcaggacttgctggatcattacagtttgcagccacattaatcaaaaattctttgacaagcctgt
It contains:
- the LOC123905360 gene encoding uncharacterized protein LOC123905360, which produces MKIQQENKKQVDQPYLDGWLKNTPHKNENINPNSNAAYLDGWLKDTKDQKEKTNQNSNQVYLDGWLKDSQAKSTPNANPAYLDGWLKDGQKAKSTPNGNQAYLDGWLKDNQAKKAKSTSNSNQVYLDGWLKDSQTKSTPNSNLVYLDGWLKDGQKEKSNPNSNQVYLDGWLKDSQAKPNPNSNQVYLDGWLKDIQAKSTPNSNQVYLDGWLKDGQKEKSNPNSNQAYLDGWLKDSQAKSNPNSNQVYLDGWLKDIQAKSTPNSNLVYLDGWLKDGQKETSTPNVKQAYLDGWLKDSQAEKTKSTPNSNQVYLDGWLKDNHDKSNPNFNHVYLDGWLKDNQAKL